GGGCGTCTACCAATGCCGTGTCCACAAAATCCACGAAGTGGCACGTATCCACGAGCTATTATAAATTTTTCAAGCTCATAGCAAACCTCTTTAAAGTGCATACCAGCTCTAATAAAATCTATCGCAAAATATAGTGCATCTTTTGAACATGCTATTAAATTTTCATCATCAGCTGAGATTTTACCCACACCAAATGTTCTAGCACTATCGCCAAAATATCCATCCAAATTCGAGCCTATATCAATGCCGACTATATCGCCTTCTTTTAGCTTTGTATTATCCGGTATGCCGTGTATTACCACTTCATTTAGACTAATACAAGCTGCATTTGGAAAGCCATAAAGCCCTTTAAAAGCTGGTTTGGCACCACGTGAGCGTATCATATCCTCACAAATTTTATCTATTTCAAGTAGTGTAATTCCTGGTTTTATAATAGTGGCAACGTAATCAAGTGTTTGAGCGACTATTTTATTAGCCGCTCTCATCTTATCTATCTCAGTAGCTTTTTTTAACGATATGGCCACTTTTATAGCCCCACTGCACTTAGTGTCTGGTATTTATTCATATAAATTTGTGCCTCAATGCGTCTCATTGTATCAAGTGCTACAGAAACAACGATAAGCACCGATGTGCCACCAAAATAAAATGGAACACCCATAAATTTAACCAAAACCCACGGAAGAGTTGAGATAAGTCCGAGATATATCGCACCGCTAAATGTTAGGCGTGAAGCAACTTCATTTAGATAAGCAGCTGTATTCTCGCCAGGTCTAACACCTGGGATAAAGCCGCCCTGTCTTTTTAAATTTTCACTTATATCTTTAGTATTAAACACGATTGAAGCGTAGAAAAACGCAAAAAAGATAACAAATAAAAATGTTAAGAAGTTGAAAAAGTATCCATTTGGATTTAAAAAGTCATTTATGGCTTGGATATATTTGTTTGTACTAGCCTGCAAAATAGTACTTGGAAACATTAGTATTGCACTCGCAAATATCGGAGGTATAACGCCACTTAAATTTACTTTAATAGGTATATAATTCATAATACGCTTGTTTTGATTTTGCATAACAACTTTACGAGAATATGAAATCGGTATGCGTCTCTCACCCATCTCAACAAATATAATCGCACCGATAGTAGCCAAAATAACTATTAAAATTCCGATAACCACAAGGAAATTCATCTCGCTTGTATTTACTAAGTTGATTGTTCCGCCAATTGCATTTGGTATGCCTGAAACGATACCTGCAAAGATGATAAGGCTAATACCATTGCCGATACCACGTTGAGTTATTTGCTCACCAATCCACATAAGTAGCATTGTGCCTGTTAGCATAGATGCTGCTGAGATAGCAATAAATAAATTCATATCAACCATAATAGCTTGCTCTCCGCTACGTCCTGTAAGGCTTTGAAGTCCGATACTAACGCCTATAGATTGGATTATCGTAATGACTATCGTTGCGTAACGGATGATCTGCATATACTTTTGCATACCATCACGCTCTTTTTTCATTTTGCCTAAATTTGGAAAAGTAGCCGCTAAAAGCTCCATAATGATAGATGATGTAATGTAAGGCATAATGCCTAAAGATATGATACTAAGACGCTCTGCCGCATTACCACTAAACATATTAAATAGACCTAATGCGTTGTTGCTGTTTGAGCTAAAAAATTCTTTAATTACATCGACATTAACGCCAGGAACTGGCACATACGCCAGTATCCTGTATGCGAATAAAAATGCCAACGTGATTAATATCTTGTTGGTCAATGCTTTATTCATTATTTTAATCCGCTAACGATAACGTTCTCGTCTTTTACTTTTGAAGCAAGATTTTTCGCACTTGCACCAATAAGTTTAATCTTTGTTGTGCTACGTGAAATTTTATGCACACTTGCGATAGTTGCGATAGTAATCTCACTTAGCTCTTTTATAGCTGTGATTTTTTCTACGTTTATCACATAAGGTTTTTCAAATTTAGATGTAAAACCTACTTTTGGAAGACGTCTTTGAAGCGGTTGTTGTCCACCCTCAAAGCCACGCTTTTCATTATAGCCCTTTCTTGCTCTTTGACCCTTGTTACCTTTGCCTGCAGTTTTACCATTTCCACTGCCTTGACCGCGACCGATTCTCTTTATAGAACGCGTTGAGCCAGGAGCTGGAGTTAAATTTTCTAATGCCATATTTTGCCCTTTCTCTTAGCTTTTTAGCATACTAAGTGCTTTGATAGTCGCACGAACAACGTTTGCTGAGTTGTTTGAGCCAAGTGATTTTGTAAGTATATCTTTAATACCTGCAAGCTCTAAAATAGGACGAGCACTACCGCCAGCGATAACACCTGTACCTTCGCTAGCTGGGCGAAGAAGCACTTTAGAAGCGTTGTATTTTACCTCTATATCGTGAGGTATAGTTGAGCCTTTTAGCTTAACATTGATGATGTTTTTAAATGCATCATCAATCGCCTTTCTCATAGCATCTGGAACCTCTTTTGCTTTTCCATAACCAAAGCCAACAAGTCCGTTTCTATTACCTACAACAACAAGTGCTGTAAATCTAAATCTACGACCACCCTTAACGACCTTTGTAACCCGACCGATATCGACGATTACTTCTTCAAATTCTTCTCTATTATATTTTTCCATCGATTTTCCTTTGGGTTATAGTTTTATGCCGTTTTGTCTTAAAGCATCAGCAAATGCTGCAATAACACCGTGATATAGATAACCGTTTCTATCAAATATCACTGTATCAATGTTCTTAGATTTTAAAGAATTTGCAAATTCTTTAGCCAAAATAGCAGCACCATCTTTGTTTGCTTTTATGCCTAGTTTTCTACCATCAGCAGCAGCTATTGTTGTAGCTGTTACATCATCAATAGCTTGAACATAAAGAGTTCTATTTGATTTAAATATAGATACTCTTGGGTTTGCAGCAACACCTGAAATTTTACTTCTAACTCTTCTTTTTCTCTTAATTCTAAGAGCAAGTTTTCTTTTTAATACTTTTGCTGTCATAACCTATCCCTTACTTCTTAGATGTCTTGCCCGCTTTGCGGATTATACGCTCTTCAACATACTTAACACCCTTGCCTTTGTAAGGCTCTGGTGGTCTAAATCCTCTAACTTGAGCAGCAACTTGACCTACGACTTGTTTATCATCGCCCTTGATAGTTATAACGTTTTTCTCAACACTCGCCTCAACACCGGCTGGTAGCTCGTAGTTGATAAGGTGTGAAAAACCAAGAGTTAGCTCTAAAATTCTACCTTTTGTAGCCGCCTTATAACCAACGCCGTTTATCTCAAGCTGTCTAGTAAAGCCCTGAGTAAGACCTACAACAACATTTTGAGCTAGGGCTCTGTATGTTCCCCAGTAAGCTCTACTTTGGCGGTCTTCGCCTTTAGGTGAGAAAACTATATATCCATTTTCTACTTTGACATCAACGTGCCCTTTTGTATCTAGCTGCTTTATACTATTGCCCTTTTTAAATTTAAGGACATTATTTTCAACGCTAACGTCTAGACCTGATGGTATAGAGATAGGTTGTTTTCCTATACGAGACATTTTATTCCTTTTACTTGTCTAGGGTATTTCTACAATTTATGAATGAATACCTCAATGCCGTAAAATATCTGCCCTATTAAATTTATAAGGCAGAAAACTCATTTTTGGGTTTAAATCTGTTAGACACTCAAACTACAGAAGTCTACATATTTAAACTTAATTTTAGTGTTATGCTAACGATACCCCAAATCGTTAGCACTCCATTACCAAACCGTGCAAAGAACTTCGCCACCAACACCAGCTTTGTTCGCATCAATACCGCTCATAACACCTTTGCTTGTGCTAACGATAACCGTACCATAGCCATTTTTAAAGCGTCTAATCTCATCTTTACCTTGATATACTCTACGTCCTGGTTTTGAAATTCTTTTTAACTCATTAATAACGCTTCTACCATGATCATCGTATTTAAGAACAACATTTATAAATTTCTTATTGCCCTCTTCTACTACATTATAGCTCTCTATATAGCCCTTTGCAAATAATATCGCAAGAGTAGCCTCAACAACGTTTGAGTGCATAAGCTTTGCAGTCTCTAACTTTCTTAAAGCTGCGTTTCTAATACGGGTTAGTCCGTCTGATATTAGATCATTTAACATATCTTTTCCTTACCAACTTGCTTTTTTAAGACCTGGGATTAGACCCTCGTTAGCCATCTTTCTTAGGCACACACGGCAAATTCCAAAGTCTTGATAAACAGAGTGCGGACGTCCGCAAATTTGGCATCTTGTATAGCCGCGAACCGCAAATTTTGGTTTGCGTGCAGCTTTTGCTATCATTGATTTTTTTGCCATATTACTTTCCTTTTGCAAACGGCAAACCAAATAGCTCTAGCAATTTGAATGCCTCTTTATCGTTATTAGCTGTTGTAGTGATAGTTATATTCATACCGTGAGTGCGTAAAATTTTATCATACTCAACTTCTGGAAACATAAGCTGCTCACTAAGACCAAAGTTATAATTACCTCGTCCATCAAAGCCATTTTTAGGAAGACCACGGAAGTCTTTCACTCTTGGAAGAGCAATGCTGATAAGCTTATCTAAAAAAGCATACATCTGCTCTTTTCTTAAAGTTACTTTGATACCAACAGGAAAGCCCTCACGAACTTTAAAGCCAGCAACTGACTTTTTAGCATTTGTGATAACTGCTTTTTGTCCTGCGATAAGCGAGATAGTATCAGCCATATTTTGGAGGATCTTTTGATCCTTTGCAGAGTCATTTGCTCCAACGCTAATAACGATCTTTTCTATCGCTGGGATAAGCATAGGGTTTTTAATATCAAATTCTTTAACAAGAGCTGGTTTTATAGTCTCATTAAATTTATCTTTTAGTCTACTCATAGCCCTCATTCCTCAACTTTCGCAACATTTGAGATGTCTATTGGCATTTCTTTATTTATATATCCGCCATTTGGTGTCTTCTCGCTTGGCTTGACTGCTTTTTTAGCTATTTTGCAGCCTTCAACAATGACTTGACCTTTTTTAGCCAATACAGATAAAACTTTACCAGTTTTACCCTTATCATCTCCGGTAATTATCTTTACAGTATCACCTTTTTTGATTTTAAATTTAACATTTGCCATTATAAAACCTCCGGTGCTAGTGAAACAATCTTCATAAAGTTAGCGTACCTAACTTCACGACCAACCGGTCCAAATATACGAGTGCCTATAGGCTCTCTCTTGTTATCAAGGATAACTGCCGCATTATCATCAAATCTAATAAGTGAACCGTTACCTCTTTGAACCTCTTTTTTGGTTCTAACAACAACTGCCTTAACAACCTGACCCTTTTTGATCTTGCCGTTTGGAAGAGCTTTTTTAACCGAACAAACGATAACATCGCCTAGTGTCGCATATCTTCTCTTGCTACCGCCAAGAACTTTTATACACATAAGCTCTTTTGCACCGCTATTATCAGCAACTGCAAGTCTTGTAAAACTTTGTATCATTACTCAACTCCCTTTGCCAATACCGCTTTTAAGCGAAAACTCTTACGCGCTGAAAGTGGTCTGCACTCAACAGCTACAATAGTATCCCCTGCATTTGTCTCATTTCTTTCATCATGAACTAAATACTTCTTAAAACGCTTTACAAATTTGTGATATCTTGGGTGCATAACACGTCTTTCTACCAAGATAGTAGCTGTTTTATCTCCAGCTTTTTGTAAAACTACACCCTGAATTTCTCTTTTTAATGCCATTTCTCACCCCTTACTTTTGAGCGCTAATTGCAGTATTGATTTGAGCGATCTCTTTTTTAACCGCACCAATCTCGTTAGGGTTGCTTAACTGCATAGTTTTTAACTTTTGTTTTAGTGTAAATAAAAGCACCTTTTTCTCTTTTAACAACGCGTTTAACTCTGCAACGCTCTTATCTTTTAACTCAGTATATTTCATTTTCACTCTCTCGCGTTACAAATTTTGTTTTGAAAGGCAATTTGTGCATAGCTAGAGTTAAAGCCTCACGTGCAAGCTCCTCGCTAACACCAGCCATTTCATATATTATACGACCAGGCTTAATATTCATCACCCACTCTTCAATACCAGCCTTACCTTTACCCATACGAGTTTGAAGCGGTTTTTTAGTTAGTGGCTTATCAGGAAAAACCCTGATCCAAATTTTAGCCTGTCTTTTAACGTGGCGAGTTAGAGCCTGACGAGCAGCTTCAATCTGACGTGAATTTATTCTTCCAGCCTCAACAGCCTTGATCGCAAACTCACCAGTAGCTAAAGATGCACCGCGAGTTGCATAGCCGCGATTGCGACCTTTCATTTGCTTACGAAATTTCGTTCTTTTAGGCATCAACATAATTATTTACCTCTTCTTGCTCTACGTGGTTTTCTATCGCTTTTTTCCTCTTCGCTACGCTCAGGTTGAACGCCCTTTTGAAGAACTTCGCCTTTGAAAATCCATACTTTTATGCCTATGTTTCCATAGGTTGTGTGTGCTTCTGCAACACCGTAATCAATCTTTGCTCTAAGTGTATGAAGTGGCACACGACCCTCCAAATACCACTCGGTTCTAGCCATCTCAGCACCACCTAAACGACCTGCAACTGAAATTTTAATACCTTTTGCACCTGACTTTTGGGCTGCTTGAATGACCTTTTTCATAGCACGGCGGAAAGCAACACGTTTTTCAAGTTGCATAGCAACGTTTTCTGCTGCTAATTGAGCTGAAGCTTGTGCTTTTCTCTCCTCTTTGATATTGACATTTACATCTTTACCGATTAACTTACTAACGTCATTTTTTAAAATTTCAACATCTTGACCTTTTTTACCGATTATGATACCAGGACGAGCCGCTACGACTGTAACGCGAAGCTTTTTCGCTGTTCTCTCTATCAAAATTTGGCTTATTCCTGCATAGTAAAGCTTTTTCTTTAAAAATGCACGAATTTTATAGTCTTCACCGATATTTTCAGGAAGGCTTTGTTTGGTTGGAAACCAGCGTGATTCCCAGTTGCGGTTAATTCCTAGTCTAAGACCTATTGGATTTACTTTTTGTCCCATATTATGCTTCCTTTTTTTCAGGTTTAGATACTTCTACCATTACGTGAGAGGTTGGTTTGCGAATTCTACTCGCCGTTCCTCTTGCTCTTGGTCTAAATCTCTTTAACACAGGGCCAGCATCCACACGACAACTTGACACGATAACCTCTTCAGGCTCAAAACCACCATTTGCAACAGCTGAGCTAATAGCATTAGCGATAAATTTAGCACCACGATTTGGCATAAACTGCAAACTTGCAAGTGCAAGTTCAGCATTCATACCTTGAACTTCACGAGCTATAAGCCTAGCTTTTGTAGGAGAAAGTCTTACAAATTTTATAGTTGATTTACTCATCGCCTACCCCTACTTACCGATTTTCTTTTGCACTGAGCCTTTATGACCCTTAAATGTGCGTGTTGGAGCAAATTCGCCAAGCTTATAACCAATATGATTCTCCGTTACATACACAGGGATAAAGCTCTTACCATTATGAACGTTAAATGTTAATCCAATCATTTCAGGTACAATCGTGCTACGTCTTGACCAAGTTTTGATTGGTTTGTTGTCATTTGCAGCTTTTGCAGCAACAACTTTCTTCATTACGTGATCATCTACGAAAGGACCTTTTTTGAGTGATCTTGCCATCTCTATTTTCCTTTCCTTCTTGAAATTATAAGCTTATCACTAGCTTTTTTACGTCTAGTCTTAGCACCTTTGGTTGGTTTGCCCCACGGAGTAACTGGATGACGACCTGAGTTTTTCTTGCCCTCACCACCGCCATGTGGGTGATCTACAGGGTTCATCGCAGAGCCTCTAGTTTGTGGACGGATACCACGATGGCGATTACGTCCAGCTTTACCTATTGTAATATTAGCCCAGTCTTCATTACCTACAACGCCTATTGATGCCATACACTCAGCTAAAACTTGTCTCATCTCGCCACTTGGCATTCTTAAAGCAACATATTTATCCTCTTTACCCATTAGCTGAGCATATCCGCCAGCTGAACGAGCTATCTGGGCACCTTTACCAGGTTTAAGCTCTATGTTATGTACGATAGTTCCAACCGGTATAAATTTAAGCTTCATTGCATTACCCGGTTTTATATCAAGTGCACCCTCATTAATAGAAGCTACGACATCACCTACATTTAGACCGCTTGGGCGTATAATGTAGCGTTTCTCACCATCTTTATAAGAGATAAGTGCAATACGACAATTTCTGTTTGGATCATACTCTATTGCCTCAACTCTACCCTCTATACCAAATTTGCAACGTTTGAAATCTATGATACGATAAAGCTTTTTAGCACCTGCTTCTTTATGCCTTGAAGTAATGCGTCCATTATTGTTTCTGCCACCGCTTGCTGGAAGCTTTATCAAAAGACTTCTTACGCTTGGCTTAGCTGTAATATCCTCAGAGCTTAGCCCTGTGATATATCTACGGCTTGGAGTATATGGTTTATATGATTTTATCGCCATCTTATGCCTCCGTATTTTCTAGGCTTACGCCCTCAGGTAACTTGACATAAAATTTCTTTACGTCATTTCTTACACCTACTTTGCCTTTAAAACGCTTAACTTTGCCGTCCATTCTAAGTGAATTTATGCGAAGTGGCGTTACACCAAAATACTCTTTTAAAACCTCTTTTAGCCCATTTTTAGTAACTTTTGGCGAAGTTTGAATAACCACAACACCATTTTCTTGAAGGCCAAGAGTTTTTTCTGTATAAATAATTGTTTTTATATCGGTTATATCTGCCATTTTAGCCCTCTTTTGTTATAGTTTGTAGTGCTGCTTTTTCAATGATTACTGAGCTAAATACTGAAACAAGATAAGCATTTACTTCATTTGCATCAACAACGTAGCAGTTTGCTAAATTTCTAAAAGCAAGTAGCGTTTTATCATCAAGCAAGTCTTTAACGATTAGAGCATCCCTTAAATTTAAAGCCTTCATAACTTGTGTTGCATCTTTGGTTTTACCAGACTCTATCGCTATACTATCAACCGCAAAAAGCTTTCCAGCCTCAGCTTTTTGAGCCAAAGCACACTCAAGAGCAAGTCTTTTTTGCTTTTTATTAACTTTTTGAAAGTAGTTTTTATCATTTGTTGGACCAAAAGCAACAGCACCACCCACCCATACGTTAGTTCTGGTTGAGCCAGCACGAGCACCGCCACGTCCCTTTTGTCTCCAAGGTTTTTTGCCACCACCGCTTACAAATGCACGAGACTTTGTATGAGCTGTGTTTGATCTAATACCAGCCAAATAAGACTTAACATACAGATAAAGGTTGTGAGGATTTACTTCAGCGTAACTTGCTGGAAGTGATATCTCATCTGCTTTTTCAAATTTATCGTTTAATACACAAATTTTACTCATTTTACTATCCTTATTCTACCCATCGCACCATTATGACCTGGGACGCAACCTTTCACTACGATTATGCCGTTATCTGCGTCATAGCTTACTAGCTCGTTTTTAACGGTAACTTTTTCATTACCCATATGTCCTGCCATCTTCATACCCGGCTGAACACGTCCTGGCCATTCGCAGTTACCTATTGAGCCGTGGCGTCTGTGAAAACGTGAGCCGTGGCTTGCTGGACCGCCACCAAATCCGTGTCTTTTAACAACACCTTGATAACCGCGACCTTTTGAATTAAAGCTGATTTTTAATACTTTAGCCTCGCTCAAAGGTGTGAAATCAAGTGCCCCCACCTCGGTATTTGCCACATCAAGTGTTGCAAATTTATTAAACTCGCTGCTTAGGTTGTATTTCTTTTGCTGACCTGCTATAGCTTTGTTATTAGCTTTTGTACTAGCATAAGCAACGATAGCACGTTTATTTTCATCAACTTCGCAAACTTTAGCATCTATGAGTTTTAGTAGCGTAACTGGTGTGCTGTGTGTAGATATTGTTCTACTCATACCTATTTTTTCTACAATATATTCCATACTCTATCCTTTTGCTTACTTCATCGCACGAACTTCGACATTTACCTCAGGGGCAAGGTCAAGTTTGGTTAGACTATCTACTGTTTCTGGAGTAGCTGCTACGATGTCAAGCATACGAGCGTGTATTCTCATCTCAAACTGTTCACGTGAGTCTTTGTTGATGTGTGGAGATTTTAAGACAGTGTAACGTTTGATCTTAGTAGGCATTGGCACTGGACCGCGAACGTCCGCACCAGTTCGTTTGACAGCTTCTACAATTGCTGCAACTGTGCGATCTAGAACTCTATGGTCATAAGCTTTTAGCTTAAGCCTGATTCTTTCCATATTTTTTCCTTTAATAAAGAACTTGTCGCAAACTCGCGACCTCTTTTACATAACTTCACTCGCATAGGATTTGAAAAAATCTTACGAGCAGACATAAGTCTTGCGTAAAGAGAAAGGGATTTTACTAAAAAGACTTTTTTTTGTCAAGAATTTAGCCATTTTTGGCTATAAATTTATATATTTATTTCCTTTTAAAAAGGAAATAAATATAAGTATGCATAAATTTAATTAAACAAAGTTGGCATCTTTAAAAGATAAAATTTACTTAATTGACTATGTTATAAACAATTTAAAAATAAAACTGCAGCTATCTTAATAAGCTATAAATTTAATCCTTATAGCAAAAACTCTAAATATCTTATCTGTGGTTGCCTGAGCTTAGAAGCGACAAAGATGTAACGCTTCTAAGCCCTATTTGGTTTTTAAAAAGGCTATCGATTGTTATTGGGTCTGAGGCAAAAAGAGACAAGGCGGTTATAGTTAAAATGCTTAGTTGTTTTTTCAAAGTTTGCGTCCTTTTATTGACTTGTTGTTATAACACTTATACTTTCAAATATATTTTATTTTCAGCAATGGTTTTTAGTATATCAAATGTATTTTTACCACTATCAAATTCTCTTTTTATAAATTCGTAAAATTTTTGAAGTTCACTTGTGGCTTTATCTTTATAAGTAGTGCTATTTTTGATAGCTTGAAGCAGAGTGAATTTATCCTTACTTTTGTCTGCATTATTTTGATCACCCTGCTGCTCTTGGAGCTCTTTTAAGATAGCAAGGGCTTTACTAGCATCATCATCTTTTAGCGTTAGACCAAAGCGTTCTTCTAAGGTATGCTGCGCCCATTTTACTTTAAAATCATCAATACTTAAATCACTATCAAGCAAATTTATGCTTTTTGAGTTACTAAAGACAACACTAGCTACACTTGGGTCAAAATTTTTAGCAAATTCATCAACGCTAAAAAAATCATCTCTTACGAATTTTAGTTTGTTATTAGAAAAGCCACTTTTGTTTAAAGTTGGTAAATGCTCAATCGCTAAACCACCACTTTCATCAATGAACTTTTTTAATTCATCAATTTTATCAGTGCCAAAATCATGGTCATAACCCATCAATTTACCCCAAATGCTAACCTTTTGGTCTTTTGTGTAGCCAGTAAGAGTGTAGCCTTGTACTACTTCAATTCTTG
This window of the Campylobacter anatolicus genome carries:
- the rplO gene encoding 50S ribosomal protein L15, which produces MALENLTPAPGSTRSIKRIGRGQGSGNGKTAGKGNKGQRARKGYNEKRGFEGGQQPLQRRLPKVGFTSKFEKPYVINVEKITAIKELSEITIATIASVHKISRSTTKIKLIGASAKNLASKVKDENVIVSGLK
- the rplX gene encoding 50S ribosomal protein L24 encodes the protein MANVKFKIKKGDTVKIITGDDKGKTGKVLSVLAKKGQVIVEGCKIAKKAVKPSEKTPNGGYINKEMPIDISNVAKVEE
- the rpsS gene encoding 30S ribosomal protein S19, with the protein product MARSLKKGPFVDDHVMKKVVAAKAANDNKPIKTWSRRSTIVPEMIGLTFNVHNGKSFIPVYVTENHIGYKLGEFAPTRTFKGHKGSVQKKIGK
- the rplP gene encoding 50S ribosomal protein L16 translates to MLMPKRTKFRKQMKGRNRGYATRGASLATGEFAIKAVEAGRINSRQIEAARQALTRHVKRQAKIWIRVFPDKPLTKKPLQTRMGKGKAGIEEWVMNIKPGRIIYEMAGVSEELAREALTLAMHKLPFKTKFVTRESENEIY
- the rplE gene encoding 50S ribosomal protein L5, which codes for MSRLKDKFNETIKPALVKEFDIKNPMLIPAIEKIVISVGANDSAKDQKILQNMADTISLIAGQKAVITNAKKSVAGFKVREGFPVGIKVTLRKEQMYAFLDKLISIALPRVKDFRGLPKNGFDGRGNYNFGLSEQLMFPEVEYDKILRTHGMNITITTTANNDKEAFKLLELFGLPFAKGK
- the rplB gene encoding 50S ribosomal protein L2 produces the protein MAIKSYKPYTPSRRYITGLSSEDITAKPSVRSLLIKLPASGGRNNNGRITSRHKEAGAKKLYRIIDFKRCKFGIEGRVEAIEYDPNRNCRIALISYKDGEKRYIIRPSGLNVGDVVASINEGALDIKPGNAMKLKFIPVGTIVHNIELKPGKGAQIARSAGGYAQLMGKEDKYVALRMPSGEMRQVLAECMASIGVVGNEDWANITIGKAGRNRHRGIRPQTRGSAMNPVDHPHGGGEGKKNSGRHPVTPWGKPTKGAKTRRKKASDKLIISRRKGK
- the rpsC gene encoding 30S ribosomal protein S3, which translates into the protein MGQKVNPIGLRLGINRNWESRWFPTKQSLPENIGEDYKIRAFLKKKLYYAGISQILIERTAKKLRVTVVAARPGIIIGKKGQDVEILKNDVSKLIGKDVNVNIKEERKAQASAQLAAENVAMQLEKRVAFRRAMKKVIQAAQKSGAKGIKISVAGRLGGAEMARTEWYLEGRVPLHTLRAKIDYGVAEAHTTYGNIGIKVWIFKGEVLQKGVQPERSEEEKSDRKPRRARRGK
- a CDS encoding 50S ribosomal protein L23 gives rise to the protein MADITDIKTIIYTEKTLGLQENGVVVIQTSPKVTKNGLKEVLKEYFGVTPLRINSLRMDGKVKRFKGKVGVRNDVKKFYVKLPEGVSLENTEA
- the rplV gene encoding 50S ribosomal protein L22; this translates as MSKSTIKFVRLSPTKARLIAREVQGMNAELALASLQFMPNRGAKFIANAISSAVANGGFEPEEVIVSSCRVDAGPVLKRFRPRARGTASRIRKPTSHVMVEVSKPEKKEA
- the secY gene encoding preprotein translocase subunit SecY — its product is MNKALTNKILITLAFLFAYRILAYVPVPGVNVDVIKEFFSSNSNNALGLFNMFSGNAAERLSIISLGIMPYITSSIIMELLAATFPNLGKMKKERDGMQKYMQIIRYATIVITIIQSIGVSIGLQSLTGRSGEQAIMVDMNLFIAISAASMLTGTMLLMWIGEQITQRGIGNGISLIIFAGIVSGIPNAIGGTINLVNTSEMNFLVVIGILIVILATIGAIIFVEMGERRIPISYSRKVVMQNQNKRIMNYIPIKVNLSGVIPPIFASAILMFPSTILQASTNKYIQAINDFLNPNGYFFNFLTFLFVIFFAFFYASIVFNTKDISENLKRQGGFIPGVRPGENTAAYLNEVASRLTFSGAIYLGLISTLPWVLVKFMGVPFYFGGTSVLIVVSVALDTMRRIEAQIYMNKYQTLSAVGL
- the rpsE gene encoding 30S ribosomal protein S5, whose translation is MEKYNREEFEEVIVDIGRVTKVVKGGRRFRFTALVVVGNRNGLVGFGYGKAKEVPDAMRKAIDDAFKNIINVKLKGSTIPHDIEVKYNASKVLLRPASEGTGVIAGGSARPILELAGIKDILTKSLGSNNSANVVRATIKALSMLKS
- the rplD gene encoding 50S ribosomal protein L4; the encoded protein is MSKICVLNDKFEKADEISLPASYAEVNPHNLYLYVKSYLAGIRSNTAHTKSRAFVSGGGKKPWRQKGRGGARAGSTRTNVWVGGAVAFGPTNDKNYFQKVNKKQKRLALECALAQKAEAGKLFAVDSIAIESGKTKDATQVMKALNLRDALIVKDLLDDKTLLAFRNLANCYVVDANEVNAYLVSVFSSVIIEKAALQTITKEG
- the rplN gene encoding 50S ribosomal protein L14, with amino-acid sequence MIQSFTRLAVADNSGAKELMCIKVLGGSKRRYATLGDVIVCSVKKALPNGKIKKGQVVKAVVVRTKKEVQRGNGSLIRFDDNAAVILDNKREPIGTRIFGPVGREVRYANFMKIVSLAPEVL
- the rplF gene encoding 50S ribosomal protein L6 — encoded protein: MSRIGKQPISIPSGLDVSVENNVLKFKKGNSIKQLDTKGHVDVKVENGYIVFSPKGEDRQSRAYWGTYRALAQNVVVGLTQGFTRQLEINGVGYKAATKGRILELTLGFSHLINYELPAGVEASVEKNVITIKGDDKQVVGQVAAQVRGFRPPEPYKGKGVKYVEERIIRKAGKTSKK
- the rpsQ gene encoding 30S ribosomal protein S17 gives rise to the protein MALKREIQGVVLQKAGDKTATILVERRVMHPRYHKFVKRFKKYLVHDERNETNAGDTIVAVECRPLSARKSFRLKAVLAKGVE
- a CDS encoding type Z 30S ribosomal protein S14, whose translation is MAKKSMIAKAARKPKFAVRGYTRCQICGRPHSVYQDFGICRVCLRKMANEGLIPGLKKASW
- the rpsH gene encoding 30S ribosomal protein S8 encodes the protein MLNDLISDGLTRIRNAALRKLETAKLMHSNVVEATLAILFAKGYIESYNVVEEGNKKFINVVLKYDDHGRSVINELKRISKPGRRVYQGKDEIRRFKNGYGTVIVSTSKGVMSGIDANKAGVGGEVLCTVW
- the rplR gene encoding 50S ribosomal protein L18, coding for MTAKVLKRKLALRIKRKRRVRSKISGVAANPRVSIFKSNRTLYVQAIDDVTATTIAAADGRKLGIKANKDGAAILAKEFANSLKSKNIDTVIFDRNGYLYHGVIAAFADALRQNGIKL
- the rpmC gene encoding 50S ribosomal protein L29, translating into MKYTELKDKSVAELNALLKEKKVLLFTLKQKLKTMQLSNPNEIGAVKKEIAQINTAISAQK
- the map gene encoding type I methionyl aminopeptidase → MAISLKKATEIDKMRAANKIVAQTLDYVATIIKPGITLLEIDKICEDMIRSRGAKPAFKGLYGFPNAACISLNEVVIHGIPDNTKLKEGDIVGIDIGSNLDGYFGDSARTFGVGKISADDENLIACSKDALYFAIDFIRAGMHFKEVCYELEKFIIARGYVPLRGFCGHGIGRRPHEEPEIPNYLEGNNPKAGPKIKNGMVFCIEPMICHTDGTPVVGKDKWSVTAKDGLRTSHYEHCMAIVNGKAEILSID